A genomic stretch from Scatophagus argus isolate fScaArg1 chromosome 19, fScaArg1.pri, whole genome shotgun sequence includes:
- the tmem63a gene encoding CSC1-like protein 1 isoform X1, whose amino-acid sequence MSSEWWQQWPLLVRNGSSPILDNSSCFSSTQSTVLKGVNFGGVPVVLLLDFCVFVALLTIFTIVRRKFWDYGRLALVADKKGLTETTHRHYGRMSSFVDDPEYELGCCSWLPYIIRMDEEKIKARCGMDAVHYLSFQRHLIALLIVISVTSLGIILPVNLTGDLLNNDFGRTTIGNLQHGNHLLWLHTVFAVLYLILTVALLRRHTSQIKGMRRETARNTLFVSSIPETATDEAIKTHFTEAYPSCQVCAVTLGYNVAKLMHLDKERLRAGKNLHYYERVLDSTGERELINPQLCGHLCCCCANSEKVDAIEYYRTKEKDLLEEVRKQAEVVPQHPLGIAFVTLQTEAMAKYILKDFNALECGGTNCCCGRVPQPSSNSNTLKVNKWRVSFAPHPKNVFWDNLSVRGFSWFTRYMMLNFFLFFLLTFLTTPSIIISTIDKFNVTKPIYYLNSPIISQFFPSLLLWSFSALLPTIVYYSTLGEAHWSRSSEQLSMMRKLYFFLLFMVLILPSLGLTSLAVFFRWLFDKEFLSERNLRFECVFLPDQGAFFVNYVIAAALVGSGMELLRLPGLLLYMIRMAFARSAAERKYVKQNQAYEFEYGAMYGWSLCVFTVIMAYSITCPIIVPFGLLYMMLKHLVDKHNLYFAYLPARIDRHVHLEAVNQALAAPIICLIWLYFFSVLRTGFWAPTSLFTLVVLCITVFISVCHTCFGHFKYLSPHNYEVKEEDEEAADGVEENSTVYLPRVLNPKSPASVPQESDPRKSYGTTQESMVYSPEEKSMSDG is encoded by the exons ATGTCTTCTGAGTGGTGGCAGCAGTGGCCCCTGCTGGTCAGAAATGGTAGCTCTCCCATCCTGGacaacagcagctgcttcagctcCACACAGAGTACCGTACTCAAGGGAGTCAACTTTGGAGGCGTGCCAGTTGTTCTGCTGCTCGATTTCTGCGTCTTTGTG GCATTGCTCACCATCTTCACCATTGTCAGGAGGAAGTTCTGGGATTATGGACGTCTGGCATTAGTTGCAGACAAAAAAGG GCTCACAGAGACAACACACCGTCACTATGGACGCATGTCATCTTTTGTAGATGACCCTGAGTATGAACTG GGATGCTGCTCTTGGCTGCCTTATATCATCAGAATGGA tgagGAAAAAATCAAGGCCAGATGTGGCATGGATGCTGTTCACTACCTGTCCTTCCAGCGTCATCTGATTGCCTTGCTGATAGTAATAAGTGTCACCTCCCTTGGAATCATACTGCCTGTGAACTTGACTGGAGACCTGCTGA atAATGATTTTGGAAGGACAACTATTGGGAATCTTCAGCACGG AAACCACCTGTTATGGCTGCATACAGTGTTCGCAGTTCTGTACCTGATCCTGACTGTTGCCCTGCTGCGACGCCACACCTCACAGATCAAAGGAATGCgcagagagaca GCCAGAAACACCTTGTTTGTGAGTTCAATCCCTGAAACAGCAACGGATGAAGCTATAAAGACCCATTTCAC AGAGGCGTACCCTTCCTGTCAAGTGTGTGCCGTGACCTTGGGCTATAACGTGGCAAAGCTCATGCATCTCGATAAGGAAAG GCTGCGAGCTGGAAAAAACCTGCACTACTATGAGCGTGTCTTAGACAGCACAGGGGAACGTGAGCTGATTAACCCCCAGTTGTGTGGTCacctctgttgttgttgtgccaACTCTGAGAAG gttgaTGCCATAGAGTACTACAGGACTAAAGAGAAAGACCTGTTGGAAGAGGTGAGGAAGCAGGCAGAAGTGGTACCACAGCACCCCCTGGGGATTGCCTTTGTCACCTTGCAGACAGAGGCTATGGCAAAGTA CATTCTGAAAGACTTCAATGCACTCGAATGTGGTGGCACAAACTGCTGTTGTGGGAGGGTACCCCAACCTTCATCCAACAGTAATACCCTGAAAGTGAACAAGTGGAGGGTCAGCTTTGCACCCCATcccaaaaatgtgttttg GGACAATCTCTCAGTGCGGGGTTTTTCCTGGTTCACGCGCTACATGATGCTCaacttcttccttttcttcctgctcACCTTCCTCACGACTCCCTCCATCATTATCAGCACCATAGACAAGTTCAATGTAACTAAGCCCATCTACTATCTCAAT aGTCCTATCATCAGTCAGTTCTTCCCCAgtctcctgctgtggtccttcTCTGCACTGCTGCCCACCATAGTCTACTATTCAACACTAGGAGAGGCACACTGGAGCAG GTCTAGTGAGCAGCTGAGCATGATGCGTAAGCTGTacttcttcctgctcttcatGGTGCTAATCCTCCCTTCGCTAGGACTCACCAG TCTTGCAGTGTTTTTTCGCTGGCTGTTTGATAAAGAGTTTCTCTCAGAACGAAATCTGAGGTTTGA GTGTGTGTTCTTACCTGACCAAGGTGCATTTTTTGTCAACTACGTGATCGCAGCAGCCCTGGTGGGCTCTGGGATGGAGTTGCTGCGGTTGCCAGGGTTACTGCTGTACATGATTCGCATGGCGTTTGCTCGCTCTGCTGCTGAAAGGAAATATGTCAAACAG AACCAGGCCTATGAGTTCGAGTATGGAGCTATGTATGGCTggtccctgtgtgtgttcactgtcatTATGGCTTACAGCATCACATGTCCTATTATTGTGCCTTTTG GTCTCCTGTACATGATGCTTAAGCACCTGGTGGACAAACACAACCTGTACTTTGCCTATCTACCCGCTCGCATAGACCGCCATGTCCACTTGGAAGCTGTCAACCAAGCTCTGGCTGCACCCATCATCTGCCTAATATGGCtctactttttttctgtcctcagaACAG gttTCTGGGCTCCCACATCTCTATTCACACTGGTGGTCCTGTGTATCActgtcttcatctctgtttGCCACACCTGCTTTGGCCATTTCAAGTACCTCAGTCCGCACAACTACGAG gtgaaagaggaggatgaggaggcagCGGATGGCGTGGAAGAAAACAGCACG GTCTACCTTCCCAGAGTGCTTAATCCCAAATCGCCTGCCAGCGTCCCACAGGAGTCGGATCCCCGGAAGTCTTATGGCACTACGCAGGAGAGCATGGTCTACAGCCCAGAGGAGAAAAGCATGTCAGATGGCTGA
- the tmem63a gene encoding CSC1-like protein 1 isoform X2, with product MTLSMNCEEKIKARCGMDAVHYLSFQRHLIALLIVISVTSLGIILPVNLTGDLLNNDFGRTTIGNLQHGNHLLWLHTVFAVLYLILTVALLRRHTSQIKGMRRETARNTLFVSSIPETATDEAIKTHFTEAYPSCQVCAVTLGYNVAKLMHLDKERLRAGKNLHYYERVLDSTGERELINPQLCGHLCCCCANSEKVDAIEYYRTKEKDLLEEVRKQAEVVPQHPLGIAFVTLQTEAMAKYILKDFNALECGGTNCCCGRVPQPSSNSNTLKVNKWRVSFAPHPKNVFWDNLSVRGFSWFTRYMMLNFFLFFLLTFLTTPSIIISTIDKFNVTKPIYYLNSPIISQFFPSLLLWSFSALLPTIVYYSTLGEAHWSRSSEQLSMMRKLYFFLLFMVLILPSLGLTSLAVFFRWLFDKEFLSERNLRFECVFLPDQGAFFVNYVIAAALVGSGMELLRLPGLLLYMIRMAFARSAAERKYVKQNQAYEFEYGAMYGWSLCVFTVIMAYSITCPIIVPFGLLYMMLKHLVDKHNLYFAYLPARIDRHVHLEAVNQALAAPIICLIWLYFFSVLRTGFWAPTSLFTLVVLCITVFISVCHTCFGHFKYLSPHNYEVKEEDEEAADGVEENSTVYLPRVLNPKSPASVPQESDPRKSYGTTQESMVYSPEEKSMSDG from the exons ATGACCCTGAGTATGAACTG tgagGAAAAAATCAAGGCCAGATGTGGCATGGATGCTGTTCACTACCTGTCCTTCCAGCGTCATCTGATTGCCTTGCTGATAGTAATAAGTGTCACCTCCCTTGGAATCATACTGCCTGTGAACTTGACTGGAGACCTGCTGA atAATGATTTTGGAAGGACAACTATTGGGAATCTTCAGCACGG AAACCACCTGTTATGGCTGCATACAGTGTTCGCAGTTCTGTACCTGATCCTGACTGTTGCCCTGCTGCGACGCCACACCTCACAGATCAAAGGAATGCgcagagagaca GCCAGAAACACCTTGTTTGTGAGTTCAATCCCTGAAACAGCAACGGATGAAGCTATAAAGACCCATTTCAC AGAGGCGTACCCTTCCTGTCAAGTGTGTGCCGTGACCTTGGGCTATAACGTGGCAAAGCTCATGCATCTCGATAAGGAAAG GCTGCGAGCTGGAAAAAACCTGCACTACTATGAGCGTGTCTTAGACAGCACAGGGGAACGTGAGCTGATTAACCCCCAGTTGTGTGGTCacctctgttgttgttgtgccaACTCTGAGAAG gttgaTGCCATAGAGTACTACAGGACTAAAGAGAAAGACCTGTTGGAAGAGGTGAGGAAGCAGGCAGAAGTGGTACCACAGCACCCCCTGGGGATTGCCTTTGTCACCTTGCAGACAGAGGCTATGGCAAAGTA CATTCTGAAAGACTTCAATGCACTCGAATGTGGTGGCACAAACTGCTGTTGTGGGAGGGTACCCCAACCTTCATCCAACAGTAATACCCTGAAAGTGAACAAGTGGAGGGTCAGCTTTGCACCCCATcccaaaaatgtgttttg GGACAATCTCTCAGTGCGGGGTTTTTCCTGGTTCACGCGCTACATGATGCTCaacttcttccttttcttcctgctcACCTTCCTCACGACTCCCTCCATCATTATCAGCACCATAGACAAGTTCAATGTAACTAAGCCCATCTACTATCTCAAT aGTCCTATCATCAGTCAGTTCTTCCCCAgtctcctgctgtggtccttcTCTGCACTGCTGCCCACCATAGTCTACTATTCAACACTAGGAGAGGCACACTGGAGCAG GTCTAGTGAGCAGCTGAGCATGATGCGTAAGCTGTacttcttcctgctcttcatGGTGCTAATCCTCCCTTCGCTAGGACTCACCAG TCTTGCAGTGTTTTTTCGCTGGCTGTTTGATAAAGAGTTTCTCTCAGAACGAAATCTGAGGTTTGA GTGTGTGTTCTTACCTGACCAAGGTGCATTTTTTGTCAACTACGTGATCGCAGCAGCCCTGGTGGGCTCTGGGATGGAGTTGCTGCGGTTGCCAGGGTTACTGCTGTACATGATTCGCATGGCGTTTGCTCGCTCTGCTGCTGAAAGGAAATATGTCAAACAG AACCAGGCCTATGAGTTCGAGTATGGAGCTATGTATGGCTggtccctgtgtgtgttcactgtcatTATGGCTTACAGCATCACATGTCCTATTATTGTGCCTTTTG GTCTCCTGTACATGATGCTTAAGCACCTGGTGGACAAACACAACCTGTACTTTGCCTATCTACCCGCTCGCATAGACCGCCATGTCCACTTGGAAGCTGTCAACCAAGCTCTGGCTGCACCCATCATCTGCCTAATATGGCtctactttttttctgtcctcagaACAG gttTCTGGGCTCCCACATCTCTATTCACACTGGTGGTCCTGTGTATCActgtcttcatctctgtttGCCACACCTGCTTTGGCCATTTCAAGTACCTCAGTCCGCACAACTACGAG gtgaaagaggaggatgaggaggcagCGGATGGCGTGGAAGAAAACAGCACG GTCTACCTTCCCAGAGTGCTTAATCCCAAATCGCCTGCCAGCGTCCCACAGGAGTCGGATCCCCGGAAGTCTTATGGCACTACGCAGGAGAGCATGGTCTACAGCCCAGAGGAGAAAAGCATGTCAGATGGCTGA
- the pou3f2a gene encoding POU domain, class 3, transcription factor 2a gives MSGVLSGVTTSVNRSWPIKSGARRTTGARLCVPLAQRPGDAGERSLAAPWRKRVTVKGSLILTPAITLAPIVMATATSNHYSVLTTPSSAPPPHSESGSMQQAAAYRDAHTLLQNDYSTLPGGGHPLSHAHQWITALSHGDGGAPWPSSPLGEQDVKPVLHDSDREELQNSSSLQQQQQQQQQQQRHPHLAHQQAHHDARAWRTSTATTHIPGMATSEGQSLVYSQSGFGLMPGGEQGGMHHHPLRDEDHHSHSPHLSEHGGGPGAHQQSLSHHHQHGGHQDQSDEDTPTSDELEQFAKQFKQRRIKLGFTQADVGLALGTLYGNVFSQTTICRFEALQLSFKNMCKLKPLLNKWLEEADSTSGSPTSLDKIAAQGRKRKKRTSIEVGVKGALESHFLKCPKPGAAEINSLADSLQLEKEVVRVWFCNRRQKEKRMTPAGGPLPGGEDMYGDTPPHHGGQTPVQ, from the coding sequence ATGAGCGGGGTGCTGTCAGGGGTAACCACATCTGTCAACCGTTCTTGGCCAATAAAGAGCGGAGCGAGGCGGACCACAGGTGCGCGCCTCTGCGTCCCCTTGGCACAGCGCCCGGGAGATGCTGGAGAGAGAAGCCTAGCTGCCCCGTGGCGCAAAAGAGTTACTGTCAAAGGCAGCCTCATTTTAACTCCAGCTATCACTCTGGCTCCGATAGTTATGGCGACTGCAACGTCCAACCACTACAGCGTCCTCACCACCCCCAGCAGCGCGCCGCCGCCGCACTCGGAGTCCGGGAGCATGCAGCAGGCGGCAGCGTACAGGGACGCGCACACCCTGCTCCAGAACGACTATAGCACGTTACCGGGCGGTGGACATCCGCTCAGCCACGCGCACCAGTGGATAACGGCGCTGTCTCACGGTGACGGCGGAGCGCCCTGGCCATCTAGTCCCCTCGGAGAACAGGACGTGAAGCCCGTGCTGCACGACAGTGAccgagaggagctgcagaactCCAGCagtctgcagcaacagcagcaacagcagcagcaacaacagcgaCACCCTCACCTAGCGCACCAGCAGGCGCATCACGACGCCAGAGCATGGCGAACCAGCACAGCCACCACTCACATCCCCGGCATGGCGACATCTGAGGGCCAGAGCCTGGTGTATTCCCAGTCCGGCTTCGGTCTGATGCCGGGGGGAGAGCAAGGAGGGATGCACCACCACCCCCTGCGGGACGAGGaccaccacagccacagcccGCACCTCAGTGAACATGGAGGCGGCCCTGGGGCCCACCAGCAGTCTCTCTCACACCATCACCAGCACGGGGGCCATCAGGACCAGTCGGACGAGGACACACCGACCTCCGACGAGTTGGAGCAGTTTGCCAAGCAGTTCAAACAGCGACGCATCAAGCTGGGCTTCACTCAGGCGGATGTGGGACTGGCTCTTGGGACGCTGTATGGAAACGTCTTTTCTCAGACCACCATTTGCAGGTTCGAGGCGCTTCAGCTCAGCTTCAAAAACATGTGTAAACTCAAGCCCTTGTTGAACAAGTGGCTGGAGGAGGCGGACTCTACCTCGGGGAGCCCCACCAGTCTGGATAAAATCGCGGCAcagggaaggaaaaggaaaaagaggacCTCCATCGAAGTAGGCGTCAAAGGGGCTCTGGAGAGCCATTTTCTCAAATGTCCAAAACCGGGAGCAGCAGAGATCAACTCCCTGGCGGACAGCctgcagctggagaaggaggtggtGAGGGTTTGGTTTTGTAACAGGCggcagaaggagaagaggatgaCACCCGCTGGTGGACCGCTACCAGGAGGAGAGGACATGTACGGGGACACCCCTCCCCATCACGGAGGACAAACTCCCGTGCAGTGA